In Coraliomargarita sinensis, the genomic stretch GAGTGAAGACCAGGGCTTGGATCAAGCCGACCAAAGTCTCCAACAGATAAAAAGGAAGCGCTCCCGGAACATACCAGGGAAGCATATCGATGATTTTAGCCAGTAGGGTTTCGCCACCGAGAATGTTACCGAACAGTCGCATCGACAGCGTCAGCGGCCGAATGCCGATTGAAACCACCTCAATCAAACCGACCAGGAGGAACACAAGGCTAAGGAAAAAATACAGTGGCAGTGGCGTAGAATCCTTCTCCGCCTTATTCCCGAAGAGATCGTGCGCGAGAAGCTTGATGCCGGCATACCGCAGCACGAAATAAAGCCAGCCGAGCATCGCTATCGCCGCCAATGCAATTGTCGTATTCAGGTCGGAATTGGCCGGGCGGAAAAAGTAATTCAGATTACCTTCAGCATCTTTGAAGCCGAAAGCTCCAACGCCCGGAAGCAAGCCAGACCAGTTGTTGATCAGGATGAAGAGAAACAGACAAATTAACAACGGCAGCACTTTGTTGATCAGCTTACTGCCCACAATCGGCTCCATGACCGACTCCAGACCCGAATAGACGCTCTCAAATACTGCTTGTCCCTTCGTTGGGATCAACTGCGGCGTACCCACAGCCAGACGGACTGCTAAAATAAGTGCGAGCGCGATCACCCAAGTCGTCAGCATGGAGTTCGTGATCGGCATACCCATGATCTCATGCAACTGGTACGCATGCGAACTGACCTCGCCCCCTGCGGCATTGAGTGCCGTGGCGCTTGCGAGAAGGACAAAAACTGTTGGTAGAAGCTTGTTCACGAGGAACTTGAGGGTGATTCAGGCGCAGAAATTTAGCGAAAAGCCGAAGGTGATGACGTCGGGTCTCAATCTCGTCAACACCTGATTTGCAGGCCATCGCGCAGGATTAGTTCTACTAATGTGGCTTATCATCAAATCAAGCAGTTCTGAACTTGCCAGCGGGATAGGAGGCTCAAATCTTATTACCCCATGCCTGAGCTGACCAACTTAACCGACCGGATCTCCCATTTGCGTGACCGCAAGGGCAGTTCCCCCGTTGTGCAGGGGGGTGGCGTTCCGGAAGAACCGAAGCCGTCGGCTCCGAAGAAGAGACGCCCCGAACGCAAATTCGCCACCGACTACTTCATGCTCTTTGTCTATGCCCTCCTCGCCTTCGCATTGGTGGCACAGCTGGCTTTAATCGTCTGGCTGGACGTGATTTAGAAGGCCCGGTTTCCACGCAGGCGATGGGCTTCCGCACGATCCGCCCCCTTCCGGTTCAGACCCGACGCGCGATCACGGAGTGGTATTCGTCCATCATGTCCTGAAAATAAGTATCATTTTCGTGGGGCCATTGGGCCTCAGCATCGATCTGCCAGTCCGGATGTGCTTCCAGATGTTCGATGGTCCAGTCGTAGTAGGGCCGGTCGTCAGAGCGGAAACAGAACTGCCCTCCCCTGTCCGTCCGCTTGGCCACTTCATCGAGAAATGCAGGCTGCACCATGCGGCGGCGGTGATGCCGGGCCTTGGGCCAGGGATCCGGAAAGAGCAGGACGGTACACTGGAAACGAATGGCATCCGGCAAGACTTCCAGAAACTCGTTCAGCTCGGCTTTGTAAAAGTGCAGGTTCTGCAGCTCGCGCTTGTCGCGCTTGTTTAAACATTTGCGGATGCGCCAGGAGATCAGGTCAATTCCGACGCACTGTAAGTGCGGATGCTCCTCTGCATAACTGGTCAGCCAATGGCCATGCCCGCAACCTGCCTCAAAGAGGATCTCCTCCACCCCGGCGAGCTCTCGCTCCAAAGCTTCACGCAGCTCGGCCTTACGCTCGGCTTGTCTGGCAAGCTCACGGGCATGACTTTCAGAAATTTCCATCCTGCGGTTTATGATCCATGAGGTAATTTGGCGTCAAGTCCCATGGAGCTGAAGCATCTGTATTTAAATGATCCGGAATCGCCCACTTCATCCAACCAAAGAATCAGCGCTGTGGTTTACCAATTTTGTCTAAAATGGAATCCACCTCGGTTGATTCCGGATCAGGGAATGCAGTGTTGCCGAACCCCTCCGAACCAAAACCACCTTCGCCAAGAGGAATGGTGCCTTCCGGTTCATCAATTAGGGCAACATCATCGGGGTTCGATTCCTCGACCGGGCTATAGCCTTCTGCCGGACGTTGAAACATCCATGGCGTCATCCCGATATTTAGCTGGATCTTCTGCATTTCGACTCGATGTACCTCTTTGCCACCCGACTCCATTCTGGCTGCAAATGGAAAACGCACACCGCCGACTCGGCGAAAGTCACTGTATGTCGTTTGTTCCTGGAGCCCGGTGAGCGCATTTGTCGTCATTTGCCGCCGTTCCGCATAATTTGAAGTATCCAGGTAAGAAATAATGCGCTCTCCATCCGGCAGAGTGGTTACCAGTTTGTAGCAGGAATAATCAGCGACCTTTTCAACCCCCGACAACTCGATGGTTTTGCCCTTAATCAGGGGGTACAAGAGGGGACCGCCAATACTGGCATCACGGATAAAATTGCGCGCTTCCTTCTCAGACATTCCCCTCGGCTTTGCGCCCGAACTTGATGTATTTATTTTCCAGGCATCCTCTCCATCGTACCCCATGACGAGTTGTGCGCTACCACCCGCAAAAACATCCATTTTACAGTAATCCGGCTTTTTCTTAAATGCGACGAACCGAGCGACTCCATTCTCCAGGTGCAGTCGTCCGTCAAACCGGACGCTTTCAAGTGTCTGCCAGTTATCGATCCCGCCAAAGGTCGCCTTGTAGTATCGATTTAGAATGTGCACCAGATTGGAATCGAGCCCCTCGGTATTCATCGGAGCCAACTTTTGAATCGACTCCCGGTAAGACTGTTTCTCCGCAAGCTGTTGTGCGTGAACACCTGCGGACAGTGCCGCGGCGAGCAACACCCCCCGGCACCAGGTCCCGATGAAAGCACACCAGCGATTCAGCACATCAGAACTCAGTATCATAATAAAATAAAAGTGGGTTCCCAGCCTTGAAGGCCTAGTCCGGCTTATGGAACATCCATGGCATGACTCCGGAGTTCACTTTGACATCGTTCAAGGTAAGCGAACTGACCCACTTCCCCTCTTCAAGGCTCTCCACACGCTTCGCGATCGGCATGCCAAACTCGCGAATGTAGTCTTTGTAGATGACACTATTCTGAGCATCAGTGAGAAGGTCTTTATTGACCACCTTAACTTCGAGATAGCTACGGATATCGATAAAGTAGTCGACCTGGTATCCGGTATCGAGTTCGACCCGGATTTGGTGGCAGATGGCCCCCTCAACCGGCACGGTGTCGACAAAACGTATGCGCTTGCCCTCAGCAAAAGGGTAGAGCAGGTAGTTGCCAAAACGCGCGCTGTGGATAAAACGCCTCGCCTCCACATCGGTCATGGACTCGGGCTTGGATCGCTTGCCTTTTTGCTTCCATGCAACTTCCCCGTCATAGGCGAGCGTCAGGCCCGTTTGGACCGTCTCTTTGTAGAGGTTCATCTTAATCAGGTCCGGCTTCTTTTGGTAAGCATTAAGCTGTAACTCCCCGTCTTTGGTTTTAAGCTCTCCACTGACCTTTAGGCTGACTATTTTCTCCCAGACTTCCGGGCCGCCCAGCCCATCACGGTAATAGCGTCCTAAAATTTTTCCGATCCGGCTATCTCCCATCTCCGGCATGGCCGTATTCCGCACGACGACATTCATCTCCTCCGGCGGCAAGGAGAGTGTATTGTCGTCAGCCGCAGCAAGCAGCAGCGGAGCAACCGAAAATACCAGTAGATGGTGAATGCGAAACATTATCAGCGTTAAACTGCTTAAGTCGTACGTAGGCAAGATTTGTTCCTTAGGGCGGAATTAGAAGATTGATTCATTGGCCGCTTGCGAAAAATATCGACTTGGTACGGGCGCGAAGCCTGTGGATTTAAAACAATGGCATTATTTGACTACAAAGCGCGGAACCGGGACGGCGTCGTTGTCAGTGGTCAAATTGAAGGCCCCGAGCGCAGGACGGCGATGCGTCGGCTACAGGCGGATGGACTCAGCCCGGTGACCTTGAAGGAAGTCAGCGGCAAATCCCCCTCTCCCCTCTCCAAATTGAGTGAGAAGTTAAAAACCCTGAACGGGAATCCGAAAAAGGAAACTGCCGACCCCTCCAGATCCGGAGGTGCTAAACGCGAACATATTGGGCTGGCAGTCATGAAGCGGCTCCTTGAGCTGCATGGCTCCGGACTGCCGGCTGGTGATTCCATTCGTATTCTCAGCCAGCGCCTGAGTGAAAAGGAGCAGAAAGCGCTGGCCACCTCACTCTGGCGGGATTTGAGCGAAGGTGCCACCCTCGCCGGAGCCATGGCCCGCCAACCGAAATATTTTTCCGGCTCGGTGAGTTATGTGGTCGAAGCAGGCGAAGCGACGGGGAACCTTGCCCCGATTCTCCGAAAAATCGTCGAGCACCTGGAAGAGAAACAAGCCATCCGTAAGAGGATGCTGGCCAGTATGGCCTACCCCGCCTTTATCTGCACGGTCGCGATTGCGGTGGTGATCCTTTTTATCACTGTTCTGCTACCGCAAATTCAAGGGATGCTCGACCGCCTGGGCGGAGAAATGACCTGGAGCGCACGTCTGCTCATCGACGGCTCCGCCTTACTGACAAAGGGCGGCCCGGTGATCGTCATCGCACTTGTGCTCGCCGGGGTTGCTTTGCAGCAGTGGCGGCGGAGCGATGCCGGCCGCAAGCAAACCGACAGGTGGCTCCTGCGTACGCCTCTGTTGGGAAAGATCTTTTATTATTCCGACCTTTTCCAATCGGGCAGTTTGGTCAGCACGCTTTTGGAAAGCGGGATCAATACGACCGAAACTCTCCAACTGACGGAGCGAACGATCGCCAACCTTGAGTTGCGTGAGCGCTTCCGGACCGCACGCGGGGAAGTCAACGAGGGGCTTTCCATTGCACAGGCCTTCCGCCGAAACCATTTCATGCCCGATATCGCGGTGGATATCCTGACCGTCGGTGAAGACACGGGGAATCTCGGCCAAAGCATGAACGAAGTCACCCGTGGATTCCGGGACGAACTGACCAAGCGCCTCGGGGCACTGACCAATATTGTTTCCACCGGGGCACTCGCTTTCGCCTTTATCCTGGTTGCCCTGATCGCGCTGGGAATCGTCACCAGCGTGTTTCAGGTCAGCCAGACTTTGTAGGTGCCCCCTCAGGGAAATCAAACGGGAGGGTCCAGCTCAGGCCTACGCAAAGCTACGGCGGCGCAAGCCGTCTGGACCGCGCAGGCCGAATGCGGAACCGATTGCACTGTCGCGGCCCGGACAGAGCCGGGCCCTCCCATCCCGAAAGTCAGCTTTTCTTAAGCTGACTTTCGGAGGCGATCTCCGGGCCGCCCTGTGCCAGGGCGCGGCGGCGGAGACGAAGGGCGTTCAGGCGAATGAAGCCGCTGGCATCATCGGGGTTGTAGTCGCTGGCAACCCCTTCCATGGAAGCGATATTTTCATCGTAAAGGGAGAGCGGCGACTTGCGCCCGACTGTGGTGATATTGCCCTTGTATAGTTTCAGGCGAACTGTGCCGGTCACCGTCTTTTGTGAATCGTCGATCAGGGCCTGCAGAGCTTCCCGCTCCGGTGCGTACCAGAAGCCGTTATAGACCAACTGGGCATAGCGCGGGATGAGCCCGTCACGCAAATGCATGAGCTCCCGGTCCATGGTAAGTGTTTCCATATTGCGATGCGCATGCATGAGAATGGTCCCGCCCGGGGTCTCGTAGACACCGCGGCTTTTCATACCAACAAAACGGTTTTCGATGATATCGACACGGCCCACGCCATGCTTTCCGGCCAGTTTGTTGAGGTGCTTCATCACCTGGGCCGGATTCATCGCCGTGCCGTTGACGGCGACACAATCGCCCTGCTCGAAATCGAGCTCCACATATTCCGCCTCGTCGGGCGCATCTTCCGGCGCCGCGGTCAGCTTGTACATCGCCTTGTTGTCATCCGTGGTCGGATCGAACCAGGGGTCTTCCAGGATTCCGGCCTCATAGGAAATATGCAGAAGATTGCGGTCCATCGAGTAGGGCTTGGAAGCGCTGGCCTCCACATCGATACCGTGCTCGCGACAATAGTTGATCATTTCCGTACGCCCCGGAAAGGCGTCCCGGAACACCTGCATACGCCAGGGGGAAATGATCTCTAATTTCGGAGCCAGCGCAGCATAGGCCAGCTCGAAGCGGACCTGGTCGTTGCCTTTGCCCGTAGCGCCATGAGCGACGGCATCGGCACCCTCTTTCTCCGCAATCTCGACATGCGCTTTACCAATCAAAGGGCGGGCAATCGATGTGCCGAGGAAATATTGCCCCTCATAAATCGCGTTGGCACGCATCATGGGGTAAATGAAATCGCGGGCAAATTCCTCGACCAAATCGACCGTGTAGTGGGCACTGGCACCGGTCGCTTTCGCTTTTTCCGGCAGACCATCCAGCTCTTCCTCTTGTCCGACGTCGGCGGCGAAGGTTATAATTTCGGCGGAATAGTGCTCTTTGAGCCAGCTTACGAGAACGGAGGTGTCGAGCCCCCCTGAATATGCGAGAACAATTTTCATAGTTGGTGATACGAGATATGAGATAGTTACGGGATGAAACCGCGTGAGGCCAAGCCTTTTACGCGGCGGGCTTGTGGCAAGCAGGAAACCGCGTAAAAGGCTTCGCCTCACGCGGTCCCGGGCTTCACTAGAAACGCAGCCGGATATGCCCCATTCCGAATCCACTGGCTGCGCCGTAGAGGAAGCATTCCGCCCCGGACCCCAGCAGGAGCTCACCCTTATCCATAATTCGGCGCATGGCCAGTGGGATCGCAGTGCTGGCCGTATTGCCGTAAATATCCGCGGTGATGACAACTTTATCCGTCGGCATCTTCATGTCCTGAAGGCAGACCTCTTCGATTAACTTTCGCGAGATTTGGTGGGGCACAAAAAAGTCCAACGATGCCGCAAAGTCCTTCTCCCCAAAATGGTCGCGCCGGATGCGCTCATAATCCTGAAAATACCTCAGGCTGTAACGTCGGGCGATCTTGGCCAGGGCTGGCATATCGAGGTAAAACCACGGATTGATCGCCCCGCCGTTCTGGCGCCACTCTTCCTTTTCCGGAACGTGGCACAGCCGCCAGTGCTCCCCGTATGTCATCAAATTAATTTCCGTCAGGCCGATCCCGTTATCTGCAGGCTCAAGCAAAAGCGCCGCCCCGGCGTCGCCCAAAGTCAGCCCTCCCATTTTGGTGCGTAATTCTTTGACGTCCGCGACCTCCCGGTTGCAAACCACACTGCCCAGCTCTCCGCTGCAAATCAGAACACGCCGGGCGGCTCCGGTGGCAATAAGGCTGTTGCCGATATTCATGGCCTGCAAAAAGGAATTACAGGCATTGGAGACATCAAAGGAGTTGACGCACTTCAAGCCGAGCCGCTCCTGAACGATGTTCGCAGTGGCCGGCTCCATCATGTCCATATCCGTACTCGCGAAAATCAGGGTGTCCACGGTGTTAATATCCAGACTCGCACGCTTCACCAGGTCGAAGATTGCTGCGACTGCCAGGTCCGAAGGAACGGTGCCTTCCGCCGCATAAACCCGATTGTGATTTCCGGTTGTCCGGGCTATAATATCGGGCAGGCTGCGCTTTAAACGATCCGGGCCCTTGACCAGATTCGCCATTTCAGCGTTATCCACCACTCGTTCCGGAATGTGCACCCCGATCTCACCCACCCGGGAACGCGGCTGCTCAAACTGCTGCATCCTTTGGAAGTGATAGTACTCTTTAAGCTCTTTTGCTGTATTCAATGTAGTTATTACCTAAGGGGTCCGGGCGCAGATGGAAAGAGATTTTTCTCGCAATACCCGTTGGGACAACATTCTGGATGACGATGGAGCACCGGAAAAAGCAAGTAGGCGTTGAAGGATTGAACGTCAGTTATTCCAACTGGTTTGCGAAACACTTCCTGCGCTCCACTTTCGAAAACCAGTGGGTCATCCCGGAACCGCTGCCCAGGGCCGTGGCGTCTTTTCTTCGCTGGTACGAAAAGCGGTGCATGCGAATCGACCTTACGGACATTCCCATTGATAAGCCGATCTTCATCATATCTTTACCCCGCTGCGGTTCTTCCATGCTGCAGGATATTTTGTGCACACATCCCAAGCTGGCCTACACGACGAATATAATGGATATTTGCCGGTCGGCTCCGTGCGCTGCCGATCATTTAAGGCGAAAATTCGGGCTGAACATTAGCGGCGAGCGCTTTCTTAAAGATAGTGTTATCGTTGACGGCGGCACACCCGCCGACCCGGTGGCGACCTGGGCCGATTTATTCGGGGAAGACTATTTTGAAATAAGCGACCGCCAACCTGATATCGACCACCTCAATACGGAACGGAGGGAAGCGATCAAAACTACCATACGCCAGGCGATCTGGTGCCACGGTAGCGCAGGGAGACGCTTCTTTTGTAAGACACCGATGCTCCTGCCCTACCTCGGAGTCCTCAATGCACTCTTTCCGGATGCCAAATTCATCCATCTGATCCGGGATCCCAGACAGGGGGCCAACTCGATGCGGAAGGTTTACCGCATCAGTAACGAGAGGCTCAAGGAAATCCGCTCCCGCCAGGGTCGCCCGCTTCCAGAAGAGCCTTTTATCCCCTACCCGCGGCTGCCGAGAATAAAGGAGTATCTTGAACGCTACGGTGCTGACGACATACGGACCACGGCTTCACTATGGAACGAGGCCATCGATGTCGTCGACCGCTACCGCCCCGATGTCAGGCACTTGCTGGAGGTCCGCTACGAAGATATTCTGGAGAATCCCGCCGGTAAGATGGCCGAGCTCTTCGCATTCTGCGAATTGGAAGCACCCGCGAAGGACAACCTGGCCTATCAGGAGAAACTTCAAGGTATCGGTGTCGTTCACCACAAAAACCGCTATCAGGATTTCGGTACCATTACCGAGATCTGCCGTGAAAAGATGCTGCGCTACAGCTACCGCCCGGATTAAGCCATGCCCACGGATGTCAATCGTCAGGATTTTTCGACGCTCGTCATCACGGGTGGTTCCTCCGGCATCGGGCAGGCTATACTTGAATATTTTTTGCAGGCGTTTCCGAACGCGCAGGCCATCAATCTCTCGCGATCCGAGCCATCGATTCAGGGCGGTGCCGGGCGCTTGCAGCATATCCCGGTTGATTTAACAGATGCGGCAGCGCTGGAAGAAGCAGCTGGTAATGTCATCGACTCCCTCCACAAGCGTCCGGGACATGTCCTGTTGGTGAACAACAGTGGCGTCGGGAAACATTGCCGCTTCCAGGAGTGCGACCACAAGTCTGTTCTGGACACAATCGATCTGAATGTTCGGGCCAGCCTGCACCTGACCGGGCGATTACTGCCTAGCCTCCTCGAACACGGCGGCTGCATTGTCAACGTCGCCTCGACGAGCGCGTTTCAACCCACCCCCTGGATGGCCACCTACGGCGCGACGAAGTCCTTCCTGCTCAACTGGACGCTCGCCCTGAACGAGGAACTACGCGGTACCTCCGTGCGAACGCTCGCCCTATGCCCCGGTGCGACCGATACCGAATTTATTCCCAAGGCGGGATTCACCCGGCCCGTACGTTCGTTTTGGGCCATCTCCACAACGGAAGATGTGGTTGATGCCCTCTTCAGAGGCATGGAGCGGGACCGGCCCCTCATTGTGCCGGGTGGGGTGAATCGAATGCTCGCCTGTGCGGCCACATTGGGCTCGAAAGCATTGGCCACGTATGTTGCGGGTTGGCTGATCGGGCGCTCGAAAACTTAGGGTAACGATAACAGGCTCGACCAAAGACAAAAAATCTATTGGGTAAAATACTCCTACTACCATGAATGCGACCACCTTTTTTAAAGTATCCGTAGCTGCGTTTTTCACGGCGCTGGTCGTGCAAGCAGCCGACCCTCACGCCAGCTTTCAATCAGAAGTCATCGCCAAAGCGCAACCTGACGAATGCTTCTACAATTTATACGATCCGGAGGTCCCCGGAAGCGGTGAAAATGTTTATGAGAAAGGCGGAATCGACTGTCAGGCTTGTATAACCGCTGGCGGGGTGCCCAAGATTAATCAGAGCTACGTTTGGGGCATGACGCGAAAGGACAACTATCTCTGGTTCGGCACGGGCCCGAACGTCAACCGTCTCGTCAGCAGCGTCTATTTAGGTGCCAGTATTGCCAGTATCTCAAGCAGTATCGACCGGGGCATCGATTTTAGCGTGGTCGAATACGCAGACAGTAAGTTTGCCCGCGACGGGCTCTATGATGGCGCAACCTACAAGGGACCACCTGTTGACGGTTCGATCGGCGACTGGCGACCACCGGATGCTTATCGTTACAACCTCGATACTGATGCGCTGGAGAATCTCTACGCACTCATGGATCCGGCAGAACAGGACTTGATCTGGCGCACGCTGGGACTGCGCTCGGCTGGCTACACCGCATCGAATGCGACCCATACCAGTGGCCTCGTCTTTCTCGCCGGGCCCAGCACGACTGCAACGACGCAAGGTGGCGACGGTATCATCATGTTCGCATTCGATGCCGCAACCGGGGACTGCGTGGGAGCCCAAAGCTTCCCTGCCTACTCCAACATCCGTAAATGGAAGTTCTTCGATGGTCAGGTCTATACCGCGGTAGCTACGCAGACCGGCACCGGCGAAGTCCTTCGTTGGATCAACAACCCCGGTCATTCGGATTATCCCTTTGCCTTTGTCAAGGTCGGTAACCTGGATGCAGGCGGTGCCGAGCTCGAAATTCACGACGACGGCGACGGCCCCCGTCTCTTTGTCAACACTTGGCCCGGGGTTGAAGGAAACCTGGATCTCGGCGGTGATATCGATGCCATCCTCGATTTGATCAATGCCCCGGCCGGGCTCTGGCGGAGTCCGCTCATACCAGCTGGCGGCCTCACCGGTTCGCATTCCGGGAACTGGAATAAAGTCTGGAGCGTAACGGAATACGAACCTGACCTGGTGGTGGCCCTGCACTACGGTGGCGGTGCCATGGCCTCTTACGACGGCTATCTTCACTGGGGCACCATGCATGTGCCTTTGACTGCCTATGTCGCTCACAGCATTGGCTACGGAACTCCCACGCCAGTCATCCCCAGACCAGACCCCTATCCCGAAGATCCTGAAGATCCCGCGAGAGTTGCCTATGAGGCCGATCTCGAACGCTTCGAAGCTGAACAGGAAGAGGACTTTAGAAACTCCTACCGTGCGATTTCCATCTGGCGTGGCAAGGACTTCACAAACACATCGGGAGATATCGAACTACTTTACGGCTCTTCTGAAATGCCAGTGCGAATGGAGCGGACCGCCTTCACCGGAACAGCTCGCGGCTCTTTATCACTCCTCAATTGGGGGGCATTCTTTGAAGACAATGTGGGCGCACTTCGTTTTGTCGAGGATGGCCAAGAGGTGCCGTCAGGGCTATTGGGCTGGACGACCGTCGAGATGGAAGACGGCGGCGACTGGGAAGTCACTCCCAACACCTCCGGATACGTGCCACTCTATGGCCCCGAGGGCATTGAGCCGGACTCCTTTTTCGGCGGTCTGGTCACCTTTCCCTACAATAATTACACTTGGACTATGCAGGTTTTTGACGGAAAACTCTACATCGGCACCATGGATTGGGATGACATCCCCTCGCCCGATGAGGCTGACGGAGCACACCTCTATTGCCTTCCCTCGTCGACGGAGCCGGCAGTAACCATCACTCGTCGCGGGATGGAAAACTGGTCCAGCTACGGGATACGCACGATCGAAGCGGACGAATCACGGGGCGAGCTCTATCTAGGTATGGCCAACGTCAACAACTTGCTAAGCAAGAAAGTCGGTGACCCTGAAGACGGTGGATGGGAGATTCAGCGGGTGAAGCTGCGCTACACGGACGACGACCTCGATGAACTCGACGACGGCTGGGAGATTTCCAATTTCGGCTCGATCGGGTCGACCGATAACCCTACGGGCAACACGGACGGTGATCCACTGAGCGACTACGAAGAGTGGCTGGCTGGCACCGACCCGAACGACACCAACAGCTTCTTCTTTGCGGTGCCGGAGAATGCAGCGACCGAGGGACTCCAGCAAATTGAGTGGCCCAGTGTCGGGGGCAGCCCGATCCGCTACTACACGGTATGGGAGACGACCTCACTTACTGGCACATGGAGCCCGGTGGCCACTTATGCAGGCACTGGCGCCACCATGTCTCACGAATACGACCCTTCGCTAAGCGATGCAAAATTCTTCAAGGTCGAGGTCAACCTCGACGCCCCGGCTCCCTAGCACGGAAAGCAATATGCCACTGGTTGAGTTGCAAGGTGTTAACAAGCGCTATCAGTTTGGTCGCTTAACGGTAAAGGCACTACA encodes the following:
- the atpB gene encoding F0F1 ATP synthase subunit A, with the protein product MNKLLPTVFVLLASATALNAAGGEVSSHAYQLHEIMGMPITNSMLTTWVIALALILAVRLAVGTPQLIPTKGQAVFESVYSGLESVMEPIVGSKLINKVLPLLICLFLFILINNWSGLLPGVGAFGFKDAEGNLNYFFRPANSDLNTTIALAAIAMLGWLYFVLRYAGIKLLAHDLFGNKAEKDSTPLPLYFFLSLVFLLVGLIEVVSIGIRPLTLSMRLFGNILGGETLLAKIIDMLPWYVPGALPFYLLETLVGLIQALVFTLLTAVYIGLICNHEEEH
- the trmB gene encoding tRNA (guanosine(46)-N7)-methyltransferase TrmB; this translates as MEISESHARELARQAERKAELREALERELAGVEEILFEAGCGHGHWLTSYAEEHPHLQCVGIDLISWRIRKCLNKRDKRELQNLHFYKAELNEFLEVLPDAIRFQCTVLLFPDPWPKARHHRRRMVQPAFLDEVAKRTDRGGQFCFRSDDRPYYDWTIEHLEAHPDWQIDAEAQWPHENDTYFQDMMDEYHSVIARRV
- a CDS encoding type II secretion system F family protein; the protein is MALFDYKARNRDGVVVSGQIEGPERRTAMRRLQADGLSPVTLKEVSGKSPSPLSKLSEKLKTLNGNPKKETADPSRSGGAKREHIGLAVMKRLLELHGSGLPAGDSIRILSQRLSEKEQKALATSLWRDLSEGATLAGAMARQPKYFSGSVSYVVEAGEATGNLAPILRKIVEHLEEKQAIRKRMLASMAYPAFICTVAIAVVILFITVLLPQIQGMLDRLGGEMTWSARLLIDGSALLTKGGPVIVIALVLAGVALQQWRRSDAGRKQTDRWLLRTPLLGKIFYYSDLFQSGSLVSTLLESGINTTETLQLTERTIANLELRERFRTARGEVNEGLSIAQAFRRNHFMPDIAVDILTVGEDTGNLGQSMNEVTRGFRDELTKRLGALTNIVSTGALAFAFILVALIALGIVTSVFQVSQTL
- a CDS encoding argininosuccinate synthase — translated: MKIVLAYSGGLDTSVLVSWLKEHYSAEIITFAADVGQEEELDGLPEKAKATGASAHYTVDLVEEFARDFIYPMMRANAIYEGQYFLGTSIARPLIGKAHVEIAEKEGADAVAHGATGKGNDQVRFELAYAALAPKLEIISPWRMQVFRDAFPGRTEMINYCREHGIDVEASASKPYSMDRNLLHISYEAGILEDPWFDPTTDDNKAMYKLTAAPEDAPDEAEYVELDFEQGDCVAVNGTAMNPAQVMKHLNKLAGKHGVGRVDIIENRFVGMKSRGVYETPGGTILMHAHRNMETLTMDRELMHLRDGLIPRYAQLVYNGFWYAPEREALQALIDDSQKTVTGTVRLKLYKGNITTVGRKSPLSLYDENIASMEGVASDYNPDDASGFIRLNALRLRRRALAQGGPEIASESQLKKS
- a CDS encoding 3-oxoacyl-ACP synthase III family protein; protein product: MNTAKELKEYYHFQRMQQFEQPRSRVGEIGVHIPERVVDNAEMANLVKGPDRLKRSLPDIIARTTGNHNRVYAAEGTVPSDLAVAAIFDLVKRASLDINTVDTLIFASTDMDMMEPATANIVQERLGLKCVNSFDVSNACNSFLQAMNIGNSLIATGAARRVLICSGELGSVVCNREVADVKELRTKMGGLTLGDAGAALLLEPADNGIGLTEINLMTYGEHWRLCHVPEKEEWRQNGGAINPWFYLDMPALAKIARRYSLRYFQDYERIRRDHFGEKDFAASLDFFVPHQISRKLIEEVCLQDMKMPTDKVVITADIYGNTASTAIPLAMRRIMDKGELLLGSGAECFLYGAASGFGMGHIRLRF
- a CDS encoding sulfotransferase family protein; this encodes MEHRKKQVGVEGLNVSYSNWFAKHFLRSTFENQWVIPEPLPRAVASFLRWYEKRCMRIDLTDIPIDKPIFIISLPRCGSSMLQDILCTHPKLAYTTNIMDICRSAPCAADHLRRKFGLNISGERFLKDSVIVDGGTPADPVATWADLFGEDYFEISDRQPDIDHLNTERREAIKTTIRQAIWCHGSAGRRFFCKTPMLLPYLGVLNALFPDAKFIHLIRDPRQGANSMRKVYRISNERLKEIRSRQGRPLPEEPFIPYPRLPRIKEYLERYGADDIRTTASLWNEAIDVVDRYRPDVRHLLEVRYEDILENPAGKMAELFAFCELEAPAKDNLAYQEKLQGIGVVHHKNRYQDFGTITEICREKMLRYSYRPD
- a CDS encoding SDR family NAD(P)-dependent oxidoreductase encodes the protein MPTDVNRQDFSTLVITGGSSGIGQAILEYFLQAFPNAQAINLSRSEPSIQGGAGRLQHIPVDLTDAAALEEAAGNVIDSLHKRPGHVLLVNNSGVGKHCRFQECDHKSVLDTIDLNVRASLHLTGRLLPSLLEHGGCIVNVASTSAFQPTPWMATYGATKSFLLNWTLALNEELRGTSVRTLALCPGATDTEFIPKAGFTRPVRSFWAISTTEDVVDALFRGMERDRPLIVPGGVNRMLACAATLGSKALATYVAGWLIGRSKT